One Ferribacterium limneticum genomic window, CAAAAATAAATAAGCCCATGAAAATCATGGGCTTGGCGTCCGTTGTCGGGGCGGTAAGCAGCGGCGTTTGCAGTGGGTTGAACGCCGCGGCGCACTGCTAATGTGCGTTTTGCGACCCCAGATTGCCGGAACCCTTGAGCTCCAGTCGTTCACCGCGGCCAGCCGGCTTCGTTTCGCTGCTGTCCTTGCCCTTGGGCTGGATGACGACGCGAACGCGACCCGGCGGCGCCTTCGGATCGCGGGTTTCGCCGGCCGTGACCAGATATTTTTCGCTGACTGCGTCGTACCAGATGTAGTCGCCGCGAACCTGATCCTCGCCGCTCTTGACCCAGGCGCGGTGGAACAGTTCGACGACTTCGCTGTTGGTGTTGTACTCGATGCGCTCGCCCTCGCCATCAACGTATTCCTCCTTGCCGTCGCGCTTCTGGCGGAAACGGGCAAGCCCGTTTTTGCCGCCGAAGGCCGTTCCCTTCTGGAAGCCGTACTGGTCTTCCTTGATCACCACGCGGTCGGCTTTCAGGGTCATCGTGCCCTTGGTGATCAGGACATCGCCTTCGAGGATCTGGATTTTCTTGGCGTCGTCGATCGAGACGCGGTTGGCCTCGAGCAGCATCGGCTTGTCACGGTCAGCCCGCTCGGCGAAGGCCGGCAGGTTGATCAGCAGGCAGAGGGTGAGCGTGGCGAGTCGAATGG contains:
- the lptA gene encoding lipopolysaccharide transport periplasmic protein LptA produces the protein MTIRLATLTLCLLINLPAFAERADRDKPMLLEANRVSIDDAKKIQILEGDVLITKGTMTLKADRVVIKEDQYGFQKGTAFGGKNGLARFRQKRDGKEEYVDGEGERIEYNTNSEVVELFHRAWVKSGEDQVRGDYIWYDAVSEKYLVTAGETRDPKAPPGRVRVVIQPKGKDSSETKPAGRGERLELKGSGNLGSQNAH